The following coding sequences are from one Aethina tumida isolate Nest 87 chromosome 2, icAetTumi1.1, whole genome shotgun sequence window:
- the LOC109603274 gene encoding ejaculatory bulb-specific protein 3, producing MKSVFAIALLAILSVHADEKYTTKYDNIDLEELVKNERLLKSYVDCLMDKGSCSPDGQELKKNMPDAIETDCSKCSEKQKEGSDFIMKYLIDNKPEMWTPLEQKYDPNGTYKVKYLASKSK from the exons ATG AAATCGGTATTTGCAATTGCCCTATTGGCTATTTTATCTGTACACGCAGACGAAAAGTACACCACTAAATATGATAACATAGATTTGGAGGAACTTGTCAAAAACGAACGTCTTTTGAAAAGCTATGTTGATTGTCTTATGGACAAAGGAAGTTGCAGCCCTGATGGTCAAGAACTGAAAA AAAACATGCCTGATGCTATTGAAACTGACTGTAGCAAATGCAGTGAAAAGCAAAAGGAAGGATccgattttataatgaagtACCTTATCGACAATAAACCTGAAATGTGGACTCCATTAGAACAAAAGTATGATCCAAATGGCACCTACAAAGTCAAATATTTAGCTAGCAAGAGCAAGTAA